ATATCCCTCTAGAATTAATGATTCTGATAATCCTAATTCTTGAATTTTAGCTTTGTATTCTTTAATTAAATCACCCTCACCTAGCCAAATAAATTTTGTATCAGGACATTTCTTTAGAACGAGAATGGCTGTTTCAAACCATACTACAGGATTTTTGTATGAATTAAAATGACCCATAGTTAATATGTAATTTGATTCCGGGGTGGATATCGTGTCGGTGCCATGGTAACTATTATGAATTACTTTGATTTGATTAAGAGGTAAATCAACTGTTTCACTTAATGCAACAGCACTCGTACGGGAATCACAGGTAAGTTGTTTTTTGGGGCTTTTAAAAAGTTGAAATAGGATATTTCTCCCCATCTTGATACGACCAAATGGGCGGCTCAATAATGTAAATATTAGTGGTCGTCTAAAAAGTAAAAATCCAAGCATATTGCCATATCCGCCACATGAGATGTGAAGAATATCTGGTTTGAATTTTAGTATAGCTTTTAACCCGAAGAGAATTTCATAGATTGTTGCTATCCAAGATTTCATGTATCTTTTATTTCTGTTCGGGATCACAAAAATTTGAGCATTCATTTTTTCGCAAAATGCTATTACTTCTGGAAACTTTTGTCTTTGAGTGATCAAAACACCAATTTCGAAGCCGTTGTTTTTAAGAATGCCCATCAATTTTTTGAAAAACGTCAACGTCCCGCCAAAATTGTCATATTCAGGGACTACCAAAACACGTTTTTTTAGGAAAAGGGAATGAGTGTTCATTTATGGGTATTTGTTAACAAGGTGTGCAAAAGTAATTTCATTCTTTTTGATATGCTAGGTGATGAAGTCATAAGAAGTGCTGACCTATAAAAACAATACCATGTATTTAATCCCATGGAAGTGGCATAACGGCATACATACCACCACCTCTCTGCAAGAACATGATTAAATGTCTCTTCTTGAAAAATTCCATTAACATCATTGGACTTCTTTAATTTCAAAAGCCATTGTTCAAAACTTTTGAGTTCTGCCAAACTATTAATATTTCCAGGGTATTCAATTCTTCTATGGATAAGCCACTCCTCATTAGTCGGGCTAATACACATTCGTTTTAAAATGGATTCTTGAATTCTTTTTATCGAAGATTCTTGGATGGAGACATTTTTCCTGCTGCTGCTAGAGGGGGATATTCTATATTCTAACAGTAAATCATTCAAATTCGCAATATTATGGCCATTGCTACATCTCACCCACATTTCATAATCTTCTGCATAAGGATAGTCATTTGAGTAACGTAGAGAAGCCCGATCCAAGGATTCTTTTCTGAATACCACACTTGAATGGGCAAATACATTAGAAAAAAGTAATTCACAATGGATGACGCCTGGTTCTTGCGGATAATTCCATTGTTTATGTTTGCCTCCGCCAATAATTTTCGCCGAACCTCCGCACAATATGAGAGAAGATTTATTTTCAAGGTAGCTGACTTGCATTTCTAAGCGTTTTGGAAACGAAATATCATCTTGATCCTGCCGTGCTATGTACTTTCCTCGAGCTTGTTCTAAACCCACATTTAGTGTTTTCGCCAAGCCCATATTGGCATGTTCTACTTTAATAATTCTACTGTCCCTATATTCGTCTATAATCTTTTTGCTATCATCGGTTGATCCGTCATTGAGGATAATGAGTTCAAAATTCTGCAATGATTGACATAATATCGAATCAATTGACTGTCTTAAATATTTCGAGCCATTATATACAGGAAGTATAACGCTAACGGTAGGGTGCATAGGCAGGTCCTAAAAACTAAAGTCTTATCCAAGTAGAGGGGTATAGATCAGAAGTATCATAGTTGCCCGTAGCAAACCATTTTGTAGGACTAATTACGATTTTAAAAGGATTTTGCCCTAGCCAAGCAGCCCACCAGCTAAAACTACTATTTGCTGTGATAAAATGCTTACAGTTTTGCATCAGTCTGAGATCTTCTGGGCCTTTATCGGGAGGATTACAATCAACAAAATGTGATGGATGAGTAAACTTGAGATGATCCTTAGACCATTGTAAATCATCCGAAAAAACAAAAAATTCACCGGCAGGTATCTTCTCACCAAGATTTATTATTGCTTTTTGATAATAATCAATTCCGCAAAGTCCATGTGTCTTTGATGCAGCTGGATTTGTCACATAATCACCGCGTCGGACATGCAGACAAATTGAGTCGCAGGATGTAATCTTTCTTAACCATCCGAGGTTTTCTGCATTAGGCAGCTGTTTTAATGAGATTTCATTTATAAGCTGGTCCCTTATATATAAAAAATATTTTTCCGATTGCCAATATCCTTTCAATTGTACAGGCCAGCGATCTATCAAGACAGGATTGTAGGAAAATGATTGTTCGCCAATACAATTGATATTTTTAGAGGAAAATATCTTAGGGAAACGACTAGCCAAACGATGTCTCCAGCCAGTTGATGGAATAGGACGATATTTATCGGCTAGTTTTTCGGGTATGGCAGTGCCAAAAATAGAATATTGATCAAGAAGATAAACCCTTGGTGTATCTGTAATGAATTCCTGATTAAAAAAGGAAAGATCAAAGTATAAGGGAACATTATTTTTAGCAGCATGGGCACGGGCATGAGCATACTGGAAAATTTGGTTGCCCAAGCCTCCATTCAGACTAGCGAGAATAAACTTATCTAGATTCACTTTTTTAATAGAAGTGTCATTCCTGGAAGGCCGAGATTTGTCCGAAAAACAAAATGTGTCTCACTCATGGAATCCAGATATTCATTAGTGGCTTTAAACGGTCCTATATTATATCCACTCGCTTCCTCCTGATAGAATGTATCATGAAGTAATACGGATGCCCGAGGACACATTGAGAAAACTGATTTTAGCTCTTTTTGAACAGTCTCATAACTATGGTCTCCATCGAGAAAAAATAATACTCCTTCATCGTCACCGATGTCAGTCACTAGTTTTTTTGCAACAATCAAACCGTCTCCCTCGTGTAGTCTAACAGAACTAATTTCACGGACTAATTCCCCACGACGTTGTCCAGGGTGCTCGACATGGTCGACATCTGGAGGTAAGTCAACTGAGTGAATAACACAATCTAAATCAAATGCTTGCTTTGTTTCATGGAAAATCCGTGCTGATTTTCCGATATTAGTTCCCCACTCAATAACGAGTTTGGCTCGAGACAAAATTAAACTGGAAGACATGAGCATCAGTTCATCTATCGGATAGGGGTGAATTCCCACCACTGGGATTACTCTCTCGAGTAAAAAATCAGAAAGTACCCATTTATTAATTTCCGGTTGATATCCTTTATGCAGTAGAGGAATATTTATACCCTCATGATAAAATCCCCATGTTCTTTGAGGTAAAGAAATATTGCCAGTTAGTTGACCATGTTTTTCACCAGTAATTTTTGAAATAATTTTACGAATCATAATCTATCCTTTAATTTTCTCATATAAAGCCAGCTATTTTTTATTCCCTCTGAAAATTCAGTTCTAGGTACCCAGCCGGTAT
This genomic interval from Verrucomicrobiota bacterium contains the following:
- a CDS encoding alpha-1,2-fucosyltransferase, which encodes MNLDKFILASLNGGLGNQIFQYAHARAHAAKNNVPLYFDLSFFNQEFITDTPRVYLLDQYSIFGTAIPEKLADKYRPIPSTGWRHRLASRFPKIFSSKNINCIGEQSFSYNPVLIDRWPVQLKGYWQSEKYFLYIRDQLINEISLKQLPNAENLGWLRKITSCDSICLHVRRGDYVTNPAASKTHGLCGIDYYQKAIINLGEKIPAGEFFVFSDDLQWSKDHLKFTHPSHFVDCNPPDKGPEDLRLMQNCKHFITANSSFSWWAAWLGQNPFKIVISPTKWFATGNYDTSDLYPSTWIRL
- a CDS encoding glycosyltransferase → MHPTVSVILPVYNGSKYLRQSIDSILCQSLQNFELIILNDGSTDDSKKIIDEYRDSRIIKVEHANMGLAKTLNVGLEQARGKYIARQDQDDISFPKRLEMQVSYLENKSSLILCGGSAKIIGGGKHKQWNYPQEPGVIHCELLFSNVFAHSSVVFRKESLDRASLRYSNDYPYAEDYEMWVRCSNGHNIANLNDLLLEYRISPSSSSRKNVSIQESSIKRIQESILKRMCISPTNEEWLIHRRIEYPGNINSLAELKSFEQWLLKLKKSNDVNGIFQEETFNHVLAERWWYVCRYATSMGLNTWYCFYRSALLMTSSPSISKRMKLLLHTLLTNTHK
- a CDS encoding CmcI family methyltransferase, whose product is MIRKIISKITGEKHGQLTGNISLPQRTWGFYHEGINIPLLHKGYQPEINKWVLSDFLLERVIPVVGIHPYPIDELMLMSSSLILSRAKLVIEWGTNIGKSARIFHETKQAFDLDCVIHSVDLPPDVDHVEHPGQRRGELVREISSVRLHEGDGLIVAKKLVTDIGDDEGVLFFLDGDHSYETVQKELKSVFSMCPRASVLLHDTFYQEEASGYNIGPFKATNEYLDSMSETHFVFRTNLGLPGMTLLLKK
- a CDS encoding glycosyltransferase family 4 protein, producing the protein MNTHSLFLKKRVLVVPEYDNFGGTLTFFKKLMGILKNNGFEIGVLITQRQKFPEVIAFCEKMNAQIFVIPNRNKRYMKSWIATIYEILFGLKAILKFKPDILHISCGGYGNMLGFLLFRRPLIFTLLSRPFGRIKMGRNILFQLFKSPKKQLTCDSRTSAVALSETVDLPLNQIKVIHNSYHGTDTISTPESNYILTMGHFNSYKNPVVWFETAILVLKKCPDTKFIWLGEGDLIKEYKAKIQELGLSESLILEGYRSNISDYLQKTFVYFHPSLLESHGIAVIEAMAHGVPCVSSNAGGLKESIIDGETGYLFDPNDTQSFAEKIIYLLENADERDRLSINAVKHVKENFSDEKFESEFMDIYYSLLLSSSGNPKKR